The Heyndrickxia acidicola sequence CGAATAGGTGTTCCATTTGTTGGGCCGTCTGTTTTGGTATCCCGCAAATCTAAATGGGTATCAAGCTGCAGAATTCCAATCGTTTCCTTGCTGTTAGCGGCTTTAAGTCCTTTTACCAGCATCGCTGTGATAGAGTGGTCACCTCCAATACTGGCGATAAAAGAATCTGGATACAAGGCTGAAAGGCCCTGCATAGCTTCTTTAATATGTTGATGGCATAAAGCGACGTCTGTTACATGCATTTTTACATTTCCGATATCCAGAACAGAAAGATTCCTTAAATCCACTTCCTCCTCTAAATTATAGGTTGTAAATCCTTCCCAGGAGCGCCGGAATGCATTAGGAAATTCAGAGGCTCCGGATGCACTGATCGATGAACGGGATAATGGAACCCCTAACAAAATGACATCAAAAAAGGCCTTTTCATCTGATTCTTGAACATGATGATAAGAGGTTATCCAATCGTGAACCTTTAAATCCTTTTCCCATTCTTTCTTTCTCCAAGAAAAAGGGGGAGCATCAATCGGTAAACTCATTAGTTCATTCCGCATAGTCTGCCTCCATCCACTACTATTCTTCCGGCTTTAATAACAGTATGAGTATGATTCATTCCATAATGATATTGCAGCATGACATAATTCGGCACATCTAAAATGACCGCATCGGCTTTTTTTCCTTTTTCCAGACTGCCAATTTCAGAAGCTCTATTCAATGCATGTGCTGCATTTATCGTACATGCGGCAATTGCTTCCTCTGGACTCATACCCATTTTTAAACAAGCAAGATTCATAATAAATGGCAGCGAAGTGGTCGGTGAAGATCCCGGATTAAAATCTGTAGCGAGGGCAACGGGCACCCCTGAATCGATCATTCTTCTGGCTCTTGCAAATTCGGCCATTAGAAAAAAGGCTGTGCCAGGCAGTAAAACCCCCACAATATTCTTTTCCGCCATTTTTGCTATACCTTCATCTGATGCCTTTAATAAATGATCGGCTGAAATTGCTCCTGTTTCGGCTGCTAATTCCGCTCCTTTATAGGGTTCAATTTCATCAGCATGGATTTTGGGAATTAAACCGTATTTCTTGCCAGCCTCTAATATCCTTTTTGTTTGTTCAGGAGTAAAGACTCCTTCCTCGCAAAAAACATCGTTGAATTCAGCAAGATTTTCTTCTTTTACCTTGGGCAGCATTTCCTGAATAATGTAATCGACAAAGGCATCGGGATTTTCTTTGTATTGAAGCGGGATGGCATGCGCTCCCATAAATGTACTGACCACATCAACCGGGTGGGATTCCTGCAAACGCAAGGCTACCTGAAGCTGTTTCCTTTCATTTTCCCAATCCAATCCGTAGCCGCTTTTGGCTTCTACTGTTGTCACACCATGAAGAAGGAAAGAGTCAAGATGCTTCATTGCTTTATGAAAAAGGTGATCAGGGGAAGCGCTTCTTGTTTTAGATGTGGAAGCATGTATGCCTCCTCCGCTGTTCATTATCTCCATATAGGTTGAACCCTTCAGCCTCATATTGAATTCGTCTTCACGTGTGCCGGCATGAACAAGATGTGTGTGTGGATCTACAAGTCCAGGCATTACGATCTTTCCGGACGCATCTATTTGTTTAGCTTCTTGAAGACGTGAAGAATAGGCTTCTGCCAATTCTTCATCCGTCCCTACTGCCTGAATTCTTCCATCTTCCATCCACACGCTTCCATGCGGAATGATATGCAGCTCTCTCATTCTTTCCTTTGATAAGGGAGCATCTGTTCCCCCGCTTACCGTTATGACTTGATTGGCATTCCTTATAAAAATGGGTCTCGCATTCATTGGCGGTTCCTCCCTTATTGTTCAGATGGCAGCATCGGAATCAGCATTCCATTATTTTTGGCAGTTTGAACGGCTATGTCATAGCCAGCATCCACATGGCGTACCACTCCCATGCCCGGGTCTGTTGTGAGCACTCGTTCAATTCTTGCCTCTGCTTCTTTCGTTCCGTCTGCTACGATGACCATTCCGGCATGAAGGGAATAGCCCATTCCTACGCCGCCACCATGATGGACAGAAACCCAGCTGGCACCTCCAACCGCATTGATTAGGGCATTCAAGATTGGCCAATCTGCTACAGCATCGCTTCCATCTTTCATTGCTTCGGTTTCTCTATTAGGCGAGGCGACAGAACCGGAATCCAGATGATCTCTTCCAATGACTATAGGAGCTTTTAATTCACCGCTTGCCACCATGTCATTAATGATTTTTCCAAATCTAGCACGCTCACCATACCCTAGCCAGCAAATTCTTGCAGGAAGACCCTGGAAGTGAATTTTTTCTCTTGCCATCTTGATCCATTCGCAAAGATGCTGATTGTAGCTGAATTCTCTTAGAATTACTTCGTCTGTTTTATAGATATCCTCTGGATCCCCGGACAGAGCTACCCATCGGAAAGGACCTTTTCCTTCGCAAAATTGCGGGCGGATGTAGGCAGGGACGAAGCCAGGGAAATTAAAGGCGCCTGCAACACCTTCATCACTTGCTACCTGTCGGATATTATTGCCGTAGTCAAAAGTTACAGCTCCTTTTTCCTGCATTTCAAGCATGGATTTTACATGATTCGCCATACTCGCTTTTGACAACTTAATGTATTGTTTCGGATTTTCTTTACGCAAAACAGACGCTTCTTCAAGGGAAAAACCGACAGGGATATAGCCATTAAGAGGGTCGTGGGCAGATGTTTGATCTGTTAAGACATCTGGAATAAAACCGCGCTCCAGCATTTGCGGCAGAAGCTCTGCTGCATTTCCTAATAGTCCAATCGATAAGGCCTTGCCCTCAAATTTCGCTTCTAATGCCATACGGATGGCATCATCCAGTGACGCTACCTTGACATCCAAGTAACCGGTTTCAATTCTTCGGTCAATTCGTGTTTCATCCACTTCTATTGCAATACACACTCCTTTTGCCATTGTAACAGCAAGCGGCTGTGCACCACCCATGCCCCCAAGTCCAGCAGTAACCGTAATCGTTTGTTTTAATGACCCGCCAAAGTGTTGTTTGGCAAGCTCAGCAAAGGTTTCGTATGTTCCTTGTACAATTCCCTGGCTGCCAATATAAATCCAGCTTCCTGCTGTCATTTGCCCATACATCATCAATCCCTTTTGATCCAGCTCATGAAAGGTTTCCCAATTCGCCCACGCAGGAACAAGGTTTGAATTTGCAATCAGGACTTTTGGGGCATCCTTATGTGTTTTAAACACTGCCACTGGCTTTCCTGATTGAATAAGCAGCGTTTCATCCGTTTCGAGTTCATGGAGTGTTTTCACAATAGCATCATAACAGTCCCAGTTGCGGGCAGCTTTTCCAATGCCTCCGTATACAACTAAATCTTCCGGCCTTTCAGCCACTTCCGGATCTAGATTGTTCATGAGCATACGCAGTGCTGCTTCCTGGACCCAACCCTTTGCATGCAATTCAGTACCAGTATATTGTTGAATAACTCTTTTTTGATTTGTTTTCATATAGGACTCCTCCAATGCAATCTTTCTACATCCTCATTATAAAAGGTGAATACCTATAATATTTTCATAATATTTTTGGCTGTTTTATAATATTTTTATATTTTCAGATAACAAAAAAGTGTTTCATCTGAGGGATTTATATTTATTTTATTATTTTATATTTATTTTAGATTTATTTTAGATTTATTCAAAAAGAAAGGAGCGATTAAAAAGCCGCTCCTAATAACTTAATAAAATGCGAAAATAATGTTATATCAAAATAAAACTACCTATTAATTGTTTTCACCATATGATGAAATGGTTTTTCAATGATAAAAGTAGTTTTTTCTGTTTTAAAACCCATTCTTTCGTATAATCGTTTAGCGCCTTTATTTTCATACTCTACATTTAAAGCGAGCTTTGAGTAGTCTTTTTCAATTGCAATTGCTTCCATTGCCTCGATAAGTTCTGTCCCAAACCCTTGATTTTGAAATTCTGCAGAGACAGATAGAGTATCTAAATAAAATTCGTCAGCATCTGCTTCCTGATCAAGTTTATATCCAATTCTTTTAATGATCGGCCTGTCCAGTTTGTCAGCATCTTTTCCATGGTAAAGAATCGCAATTCCAGCTATTTCATCATTTGCTACTTTTACTAAGGCATTTCTGTAGCTTAATCGATTTTCATCTTCTTTTATATATTCTTCTAACGTTTTTAGGACATCTTTAGGATCACGGGAGTGGGTCATTTTCTCAGCAATGGGCCCTAAACAGTCATACAAAAGAAGAGCTGCTGCTCTTGCGTCCTTCTTGCCTGCTCTTCTAATCACGTTTCTACCTCCATTTCACATCTTAATTATAAGCTTTTATAATGATTCCGTTAAATTCCGAATGTAGATAACCCATAGCTTTACTTGAAAAAATGATAAGGTGTTTTTCTCTCTACTCGGAATGTCTGTTGGCAATTAGCGGTGTTATTGTTTATACTGTTCAAAGAATACATGTTCCGGAGGGGTATTAGTTGATAGAAATACAGAAATGGGAAACACCAAGTGTGCTGGCTTCTATTTTAAATAAAGCCGGCATCCCTTACCAATTTACAGGTCCTGCTGCACTTGTTATACAGGGTGTAAAATTAATGAATTTAAACGAGTGGACCCTTGAAATACAATGGGATTTGCTTGAAACAGCCTATACCCTATTAAGTGATTACAAGCCGTCCGTTAACAATAAGGATGAAAAAAAAGCCTCATTCTCCTTCGAATTAAATAGTGAAAAAGTGAGCATTGAGTGTATATTTAATACTACCATTCGCACAAATCCATACCGTATTATGGCTGCATATCAGGAGACTGATATTTGGTGTCTTTCGTTATATTATTACTTGTTTGATATCCTGACAGAGGAAGAGATGAAAGACAAGATTCATTCCTATCTGCTTGATCAGCAAAATGGAGTAACTGAAGTCAATAATCGAGCCTGGAACCAGCATAATTATCTTGCATTAATTAATCGCTTTGGGGAGCCTGCAGATGCTGCCAGAAAGATTAAACAGAACCCCGAATGGCGCCTTCACCCATTTTATAAGTATATGGGAAAAGTTGAAGGAAAAAAAATTCTGCATCTAATGGGATCAAATGGAGTAAAGGGCACGGCTCTAGCCTGTTTAGGAGCGGAAGTAACCATCGTAGATTTTTCCAGGGAAAATGAAAAATTTGCAAATGAGCTTGCAGCTAGTGCTGGGATTGAACTAAAATATATCGTTTCTGATGTACTAAATTTGCCAGACTCTATTAAAACAAACGAGTATGATATCGTGATAATGGAATTGGGTGTTCTGCATTATTTTATCGATTTACAGCCATTATGCAAGGTTATCAAAACCCATTTAAAGCCCGCAGGACAATTTCTCCTGCATGAGTTCCATCCTGTATCGACTAAGCTGATCACATCTTCAGGCAAGAAGCATAAAGTAACGGGAAATTATTTTGATCCCGCACTTGAAAGCCATGAAGTTGCTTTTTCAAAGCATATGGAAGAAAGCATTCAGCCTGAATTAAAAAAGGTTTGGCAAAGAAAATGGACCTTAGGAGAA is a genomic window containing:
- a CDS encoding agmatinase family protein gives rise to the protein MRNELMSLPIDAPPFSWRKKEWEKDLKVHDWITSYHHVQESDEKAFFDVILLGVPLSRSSISASGASEFPNAFRRSWEGFTTYNLEEEVDLRNLSVLDIGNVKMHVTDVALCHQHIKEAMQGLSALYPDSFIASIGGDHSITAMLVKGLKAANSKETIGILQLDTHLDLRDTKTDGPTNGTPIRQLIEAGAVKGENVHNIGLHGFFNAPSLVEYARDCGLNYTTLKKARMKGIKETVQDALKDLENRVDRIYLTVDMDVLDIACAPGVPASTPGGMRTEELLEAVFEAGLHPKVKAMDIVCLDPLKDTAVQTTVKAGTHVFLSFMTGLLKRIKR
- a CDS encoding GNAT family N-acetyltransferase encodes the protein MIRRAGKKDARAAALLLYDCLGPIAEKMTHSRDPKDVLKTLEEYIKEDENRLSYRNALVKVANDEIAGIAILYHGKDADKLDRPIIKRIGYKLDQEADADEFYLDTLSVSAEFQNQGFGTELIEAMEAIAIEKDYSKLALNVEYENKGAKRLYERMGFKTEKTTFIIEKPFHHMVKTINR
- the hutI gene encoding imidazolonepropionase, which encodes MNARPIFIRNANQVITVSGGTDAPLSKERMRELHIIPHGSVWMEDGRIQAVGTDEELAEAYSSRLQEAKQIDASGKIVMPGLVDPHTHLVHAGTREDEFNMRLKGSTYMEIMNSGGGIHASTSKTRSASPDHLFHKAMKHLDSFLLHGVTTVEAKSGYGLDWENERKQLQVALRLQESHPVDVVSTFMGAHAIPLQYKENPDAFVDYIIQEMLPKVKEENLAEFNDVFCEEGVFTPEQTKRILEAGKKYGLIPKIHADEIEPYKGAELAAETGAISADHLLKASDEGIAKMAEKNIVGVLLPGTAFFLMAEFARARRMIDSGVPVALATDFNPGSSPTTSLPFIMNLACLKMGMSPEEAIAACTINAAHALNRASEIGSLEKGKKADAVILDVPNYVMLQYHYGMNHTHTVIKAGRIVVDGGRLCGMN
- the hutU gene encoding urocanate hydratase, with amino-acid sequence MKTNQKRVIQQYTGTELHAKGWVQEAALRMLMNNLDPEVAERPEDLVVYGGIGKAARNWDCYDAIVKTLHELETDETLLIQSGKPVAVFKTHKDAPKVLIANSNLVPAWANWETFHELDQKGLMMYGQMTAGSWIYIGSQGIVQGTYETFAELAKQHFGGSLKQTITVTAGLGGMGGAQPLAVTMAKGVCIAIEVDETRIDRRIETGYLDVKVASLDDAIRMALEAKFEGKALSIGLLGNAAELLPQMLERGFIPDVLTDQTSAHDPLNGYIPVGFSLEEASVLRKENPKQYIKLSKASMANHVKSMLEMQEKGAVTFDYGNNIRQVASDEGVAGAFNFPGFVPAYIRPQFCEGKGPFRWVALSGDPEDIYKTDEVILREFSYNQHLCEWIKMAREKIHFQGLPARICWLGYGERARFGKIINDMVASGELKAPIVIGRDHLDSGSVASPNRETEAMKDGSDAVADWPILNALINAVGGASWVSVHHGGGVGMGYSLHAGMVIVADGTKEAEARIERVLTTDPGMGVVRHVDAGYDIAVQTAKNNGMLIPMLPSEQ
- a CDS encoding class I SAM-dependent methyltransferase, with protein sequence MIEIQKWETPSVLASILNKAGIPYQFTGPAALVIQGVKLMNLNEWTLEIQWDLLETAYTLLSDYKPSVNNKDEKKASFSFELNSEKVSIECIFNTTIRTNPYRIMAAYQETDIWCLSLYYYLFDILTEEEMKDKIHSYLLDQQNGVTEVNNRAWNQHNYLALINRFGEPADAARKIKQNPEWRLHPFYKYMGKVEGKKILHLMGSNGVKGTALACLGAEVTIVDFSRENEKFANELAASAGIELKYIVSDVLNLPDSIKTNEYDIVIMELGVLHYFIDLQPLCKVIKTHLKPAGQFLLHEFHPVSTKLITSSGKKHKVTGNYFDPALESHEVAFSKHMEESIQPELKKVWQRKWTLGEIITSVGQSGLRITQLEEEPNHKVHDIGLPKTYTLLAVKD